AGCAACATAGATACAAACGACATCTTGACCTTTTTGATTAATAATAGTATCTATAGCGACAGTTGTTTTGCCGGTTTGGCGGTCACCGATGATAAGCTCACGCTGTCCGCGACCAATTGGCACAAGTGCGTCAATCGCCTTAATACCTGTTTGAAGTGGCTCGTGGACTGATTTTCGAGCCATAATGCCCTTTGCCTTCTCTTCAACGAAGCGAGTTTCACTAGCTTCAATCGGTCCTTTCGCATCTATTGGTTCACCGAGTGAATTTACGACACGTCCGATAAGTGCATCGCCAACTGGCACACGCAAAAGTTTTTTAAGTCTTTTAACAGAACTTCCTTCTGTTATACCACTTGTTTTGCCAAGAATAACGATGCCAACGCTACTCTCTTCAAGGTTAAGAGCCATACCTTTCTCTCCGCCTTCAAACTCAACCATCTCACCAGCCATAATGTTCTTCAGCCCATAAACGTTTGCAACGCCGTCAGCAACTGATATGACTTTGCCAGTCTCTTCAATATCAACGCTTAGATCAAAATTTTCGATTCGCTCTTTGATTATTGCACTAATCTCGTCAGCTTTAATTTTCGCACTCACGCTTTTACTCCTTTTAAATTGCTTTTAATATATATTCGCTAATCTGTGTTTTTAGTCTATCCATAGAGAAATTTACCTCTACACCAAGCTCATCAAGCTCAATTTTTACGCCATTATAGCCATTTACCTCACCATCAAGTCTAACTTTTGCATCAAAACGATTTGAAAATTTATCCTCCAAAACGCTTAATTGCTCTTTATCTAAAGCGACGCTTGCATAAACGCTACCACTATAAATATTTTGCTTTAGCGACTGCGTCATCTTTATCTCACTAAGTATCGTAGGCACTAGTTCTAGTCTTTTGTTTGCTCCCAAAAGTTTGATAAAATTTTTAAACTCAGAGCTTGGGTTGTTTACTAAAGATAAGATAAATTCAATCTTTTGGGCAGTTTTTAGGGTTGGCAAATTTATAATATTTCTAAATTTATCAATACTAAAAGCAACTGCTGTCTCACTTAAATTTGCTATAAATAAGTTTAGATCAAGGTTTGTATCATTAAAAATTGCTTTTACATACTTTTTTGAAACGATTTCATTCATTAGCTAACCTTTTTAAGCATTATGTTTATAAGCTCTTTTTGATCAAATTTTAAGCCATCATTTGCGAAAATATCATTTAACATATCGCTAACAACACCTTTTGTCATCTTTCGCTCTTCAAACTCTTTTTGTTCTTTAAGACCTTTTTCTAAATTTGCTATCTCTAGTTCCATCTCTTTTTTGATCTTTGTAGCTAAATTTGTAGCCTCAACACGAGCCGTCTCAATCAAAAAATTCGCACTGACCTTCGCCTCTTCAACACGCCTTAAAACA
This window of the Campylobacter anatolicus genome carries:
- a CDS encoding F0F1 ATP synthase subunit delta; translation: MNEIVSKKYVKAIFNDTNLDLNLFIANLSETAVAFSIDKFRNIINLPTLKTAQKIEFILSLVNNPSSEFKNFIKLLGANKRLELVPTILSEIKMTQSLKQNIYSGSVYASVALDKEQLSVLEDKFSNRFDAKVRLDGEVNGYNGVKIELDELGVEVNFSMDRLKTQISEYILKAI
- a CDS encoding F0F1 ATP synthase subunit B, with product MRFKILFLLVLPIFALASDYSGTNYDIVERTLNFLLFFSILAYFVAKPLKQMYQNRIDGIANKLESIQEKLRASKAKKDDVLRRVEEAKVSANFLIETARVEATNLATKIKKEMELEIANLEKGLKEQKEFEERKMTKGVVSDMLNDIFANDGLKFDQKELINIMLKKVS